GTAAGGACAGCTAGTGACTGAGAATGTAAACATATATTGCAGAGAGGCAGGACATGCCCagtagagtaatacagcacagaaacaggcccttcagcccaactaggccatgctgaccactgcatcctccctgctagtcccagttgcccacTATCAGGCTCTCCCAAAGGAGAGAGGAAAAATGAGCTAACTTCACTGATGTACAATTCTGACAtagactaaataaataaatgattatcGAATTAAATGCTGAGTCCAGGTCAGCTGCAATGTGTGCAGACAGAGAATGGGGTAATTTTTCCATTAGCTACGGTAAATTGGGTTAGATTAGAACAGTACAGAAGACCACCAACAGACGGGTCAGAGTGGGAACGTGATGGAGACCTTGGGTGCAAGTGATAAACTgttggaagaaatcagcaggttaggcagcatccgtggagaaaaTGAGATGCTTTACTGTTTGGGCCGAGACACTGATTGTGGAGGGAGGATTATCAGAACATTGCagtaggaggggagggtgagatggAGAAtgccttgtggctacggggatcagggggtatggagggaaggctggggcagggttctgagttggatgatcagccatgatcataataaatggcggtgcaggctcgaagggccgaatggcctactcctgcacctattttctatgtttctatcagagaAGGACCACGTGAAGGTAAAAGCTGGGTGTAAATTGGCAGAAAATGTAAATGGCCCTTTGAGTTGTGTATGAGTGTATACAAGAAACAACACCAatgaagttcaaaagttcaaagttcaaagtaaatttattatcaaagtacatacagtatatgtcactacacacaaccctgagattcattttcttgaaggcatactcagtaaatctacaatagaataataaccataacagaatcaatgaaagaccacaacatacacaaaatgcaagagattttcagcagatcaggcatcatctatggaagggaataaacagtcgtcatttcgggccgagacccttcttcagtaatGGAAAGAAAGgcgaaagacaccagaataaaaaggtggggggaggtgaaggagggtagctagaagaTATTTCTACAGCATTTTATatatattgctttggatttcctgcatctacgGAATGTCTTGTGTTAATGAAGTTATGAATGTGTTTTTTCACAAAGTTCTACTTGCAAGACTAAGACGACCTAAAACAAACTGATTCATGTATTCCACACAAAAAGACTGGTGTAGTTCCCTTGATCTGGATAAAGTCAATAAGACTAAAGAGGTTCAATGTGAAATGAGTTCAGCCAGATGATTGAGTGCGCTGGAGGAGGGCAAAAATTTGGATCTCTGTTCAAGGAAGACCACCTTGGTGTGGGATGGAGGTGTAGTAAGATTGTACAGCCACGATGTGCCAGTTGGGATCAGGGAATTGGAAAGTGTCGAAGTGCCAGAGGACAGTACTGGTATCATGGGTATTATTGGGAAGGAAAGGAAGAAATTATGTCCTCAAAGTAGGAAAAATATTCAGTATTGTAGAAGCAGATTGAAACAATGGGTCTGTTTGAACAGACTTGCTTGTGGATATTGAATAGAGGGGAGAAGCAGGTTGTGTGGAATTTAGAAACCTATAATTGTGTAAGTTATGAAAGGTAGGTCCCCCAAGGAAATGAGATCCAGGTTTGTATGGGAGACAATGGCTTGGTATTTGGTGGTCATGGTTCAGAGGAAGGTAAGAGGAGATGACTGAGGGCTGACCAATGGCCTTATTTCATTTCTTGTTTTCTTACACTTTACCCTTTTAAGGCTATGCTAGCTCATTGTACAATTTCATTGTCCTACTAAATAcggcacatgagattctgcagatgctgcaaatcttgagcaatgtacacaaaactctggaggaacgcagcagatcaggcagcgtatatggagagaaatgaacagtcgatgttttaggccaacATGGGCTGGATAGCCCCTGttatgctgtaccattctatgtttaATGTTCTTAAAACAGAACTATCTGAGGGtggaaaaagcaaaataaaccgATGGAGGTAACCAGAACTTCAGGTTTGGTGTTGTGACTGTTGAAATGAGTAAGAttctctctgatttttttttacagctgcatggacccaccattgctctgagcaggaaatttctaTATGGCCTGAAAACAGCACAGCACTTTAaatgcttttttttgtaatatacatGCTATGAATATCtagaatgaaaaatgaaaaattacgtacttctgattttatttattggttGAAGGATATAATGAAATGCAATACAACAGAGAAAATCTTTcccattttgtaaactttttctaaTATGTCTTTATTCCTGCTGCGTGGctacaaaggctatgtgcatagaagcatttcagttactgcatggccGCGCACCTGTgctgcttagagggaacagtggaaTTGAAAAGACTGTAGATGGGagttatgaaaggtatagattcAACACAGCAGACCCTCTGGAGAATTTACATCTCTTCTTTCCATACAATGTTTAATACTATTTAAACACACAGGTAACAATAAATGATTATCTACAGATTCAATGGCTATAACTACCTATTTCAACATCTTGAATGCAGCAGAAACTTTGCAGAGTTACGGTACCTATTTACAATAATAGTGGATCCCAAATAGCCTTTGAATATTCAGATATTGGTGGTTGATCTGAGAGCTTCTGCCCATAAACTCCAAACAACTAAAATATACAGTACCTCTTTCATTACAATGCTGAGGGATGACTCCCTGAATATACAAGTAACCAGAATATTAAGTGACCAAACACATATGTCCTGAACTGTGCATTATGTGGCAGGAATATTCATTTAACAGTGTTAATACAGGAGATGACCTCTCATTAGCTTCTCTGATCTCATCATAAAGATTTCAATGAAGGTAAATTAATATAAACATTCATTTATTGTCTTCCCCTGTGTAGTCACAGTGGTGTAGAATCAGAATATCAGCCATCCAATAATTGATTTAATTGGCTTAAAGTATCAGTTGAAGTTAAATTATGAActggttttatttcctgaagactcATATTTACTAATAAATACTATCTTTAATTTGATTGTTAGGGATTTTCCTGGAAGAGAAGTGAGAGCAAACCAAGCAATATATGAAAATCTCTGCCCCAGAAGCAACCCTGATTTTTTGATTGCCTTCCAATTTAATTAAAGAAACTTAAGATGACAGAAGTCTGCaataaatagttaacatttcaagtcaaagaaCCTGTATCAGAATAGGAAAAGGGAGAAAAAGAGTTAGCTTTAATTTGTAGAGAAGACAGTAAGGTGAAATCACAGTTGCTGTAGGAGTAGGCTGTTACTGGGACCATCTTGTCAATTACTCAATAGGGTTGctggagaaagagaaacaatgtAAATAATATACAGAATATGaagtgaaggaagagttagaaaaGAGAACACAAACAAAGGACTGATCTGTGGACCCAAGTAGTCCATCTAGattaggggttcccaaacttttttatgccacggacatctaccattaaccgagggaccATTAACCATAGACCATTAACCAGGTTGGGAACTTCCTAATCTAGATAAACCAACGGATCATTTTAATTCTCCAAGAACACTGCATTTGATGTTCTTAATATGGTCTCTTCGAAATCAAATGCAAAATGGATAATCGTCTTGGAGAACATATGCTCAGTCTACAAGAACAACCTTGAGCTTATGGTTACCTCTCACTTTAATATTCCTATTCTAACCTGCCATGCATTGTTACAATGATGTTATGATACACACCCAACCGTGCCGgcttctggggtttagatgctcCGATTCTCCAGAATATGGATGGCTGACAAGCCCTGTTTAAAGATTCAGGCCTGCCCTGCTAATTGGCAGTCATGTTTCGGTGCcagaattttaatatttaaagaggatctgaactgaggtttggtgctcaaCTTCGAATTCTTGTTTAGCGTCTAGTTTAGAACTCACATCTTGCTTCAGTCTTGTATCGTGTTTTGATTCTAGTCTCggttactccagcacttgggtcctaatCATCTTTGCCTGAGTTTCTCATCACAAATAAAGCCCAATGTTGGCTGATGGAACAGCACTTCAACTTTCATGTAGGGATTTTGCATCCTCCCAGGCACCATTAGGAAATctataacttcacttgctctatATCAGAACTGACTAGTCCGCCCATGATGTtggctcagtttttttttcttgcattaGCACTGCCTAGTTGGGCAAGTCTGACAGGTTGACCTGTTAAGTCAAAGGGAAAAGCAGGGATGGGTCTCACTCAAGGATGGCTGGTAGATGGTAATGACCAATCAGCTCTGGGCCCATTGATGGACACAGCACAAACCAGCAAATGAATCTTGTCCTGAAGCCAAAACTTAAAAATTAATCAATCTGATAGCCCCAAAGTTTGGAATTGCTTGAAGAAGGGATGTTACAACATTATGTTCATTAGCTTGTGTTCTCAATCTCTAACTGTTATCATTCCATAGCTTTTACGTTCACTTGCTGGATCCTCTTTCTAATTGCCCATATTATTTCAGCATCCGGGTGACTCATTTGCATCTCATTTCCATGACAATCCTCGCTCCACCCTATCAATGAGAACCCTTAGTCCTAACCATTCCCCCACCTTACCTTCTGAACAGCTTAACGCtaaaacacgaggaagtctgcagatgctggaatttcaagcaacacacataaagattgctggtgaatgtagcagaccaggcagcatctataggaagaggtacagccaacgtttcaggccgagaccctttgtcaggactaactgaaagaagggacaGTAAATCTCTAGCTATttcttctttctgttagtcccggcgaagggtctcagctcaaaacgtcgactgtacctcttcctatagatgctgcctggcctgctgctttcaccagcaatttttatgtgtgtagcttaAAACTAAATAGTTTTCTCAATTTCCCGGTTACAACAAAGAGTCTTCAGCCAGAAACGCTGGCTCTTTTAGACTTTCCACTAGGCTTCCAGGGTCTGTTGTTTCCAGCGTTTTATATTttgtacttcagatttccagtatctgcggtTTTGCTTTTAAATTTTCTTCTACTGGTGGATGTCCATCCATCAAGTCCTTCTTTTCAGATCCTGGTAGTGTCCAAAATGATGGTGCAGACTGTTGCTGATGTTTCAACTGCTAAAGGCTTTAAACCCTTTTTCACCCCACTCACTATCCTTTAGTTGGGTCAGCTTCAAGTGCCCAAGCTTCTGGGTACTTGCCGTGTTGGCACCTTGTccatttaataataaataaagtaataCCGAAATTACAGCTCATTGATCCATTGATGATTGGTGCACTGTGCACTTTCTCCCAGGTTGAACTGATAGGGAAAAAAATGGATAGATGCTGAGATGCATCTTAGGATGCggtgggacacatcatcagtgacgtaacctggggtcatcgggcATTTCGGGTCCTTCAACATCAGACATCGTCGGCCAGACGACGcaaccagggttgatcaggccctggcttgtgtgcTAGAAGCATTGGTCCGTGCGTCACACCTCCTGATCTGGAGAGTCGCCCAGCAGCCTCAGTGACAGAACATCACTTTGTTTTGAACTTGCCAACAACAAAAAAGTCCTTCGCTTCTACAGAAGTAGGCAAGCAAAATGGGGCAGACCAGATTATTCATATTCAGAtgcatttatttatcatttgtacatcgaaacattgaaatcCGTCGTTTGGGTTATCAACCTAACGGTGTGCTGGTGTGTCAGCCCACATGTCGCCAAACATTCCTGCGCCAACATAGCATATCTATAATGGAAACCTACCTGATCTCAGCAAAAATCCAGAAAGATGCTTAACAAGAAAGGATATTTCAGTTTTCAAAAGTGCTACTCAATTCTCATCTCTGTTTAGTAACCCTAGTGTAGGCACATTTGAATGAAAAGCAATATTTTAATTATAACTATCCGCTAGCATTTCCCTTCGAGCGTGACGTTGTCACTAAACGGAACAATAGGCGTCGCTTTCGCCGTGACAAATCTACCCGGCGCGGATTTACTCTTTCCTTTCCTAAACCCGATTCGGCACAATTTGCTGTAACTAATTCGTTTTTAAATCACCTTGGAGACAATTAACTGGATTCCATCGTTACAAATATGAAACACCGCATTTAATCAATTGATTGAATTAAAGTCCATCTAAAATATTATTTTAGAAAGCAAATCCAAAATGCAAAGTACtgaaaatgtattatcaaagcacatatctgTCACagtatactgccctgagattcattttccatcGATCAACAGTTACGACAGAAGATGCCTATTTGCAACCATACAACTTGCATTTAAATGGCATCAAAGCTAAACGTAAAGATCCCTTGCCgtccagaaaaaaaatctattcgtGTACATTTTAATACAACTCAGGTAGGACGTTAATCTGAATACATTGCTCGGGAATAGAGATTTTGCTTGATAGATCAgaaaattttgttttatttcgtAGTCAGAAGACACCTGGAGAGGAATTTCTTAATGTTGTAATTCATAGACTTAACAAACACCTTTGTTCTTCGTTTTAATTACGCTTCCGGTTTTAGATCTTTTTTTAAATAGGCTAATGCTTTGTTCTTACTTTACTTTCTTGAGGTCTTTCTGAAACTTTCTGGTTGTTCATTCACAGTTGACGGAATGCAGTTTATTCCATGCAGTTTCGCATGCTCCGCCCGTGACTCCTCCTCGCCGGTGGGTCGGTATTTAGGGGTATCCTTCGCGCCGAGCCGCACCAGCAGCTTTGCAGTCAACGGGACCGCTAATTCCAACTGTGAGGCTAGTTCTCGACGTGAAGTCTCCCCTTTCACTTTCTTCAAATTTCTCCAATCTTCGGCACCGTCACCATGGTCGATGCTTTCGTCGGAACTTGGAAGCTCATTGAAAGCGAGAATTTCGATGCGTATATGAAAGCTTTGGGTAAGCAACTCGCTGCAAACTGTAAATTAATGAATCTTAAACCGGGCAGTCCAGACGGATGCATTTGCTTGAAATTAACGCGATTTCATTTTGAACCACGCGGGAAATCATTAAGAAACTAAGTTTGATTGATTAATTATCTTCAGTGTAAATAATTCCTTACAATTGTCCGTTCAAGGCGAACTCCATATAGTCGgtctttatttctttctctcgCTTTGAATAGAGAGTGGAAATTTCGCGCAATGTCTGTATTTTGGCAGGTGTGAGTTTCGCTACCAGACAAGTCGGGAATGTCACGAAACCGACGATTGTCATCAGCAAAGAGGGGGATACGGTGACGCTGAAGACCCTGAGCACCTTTAAGAACACCGAAATTAGTTTCAAGCTGGGAGAAGAGTTCGACGAAACCACAGCGGATGACCGAAATTGCAAAGTACGTGCGAGAAATGGCCTTGCCATTCAGTATTGGATTCATAGATAAATGAGCTAAAAAGTAATCTTTCTTCGGTGCCCGATCTCCAGGTTAAGTGCACATAAGAAAGTAAGCAGAGACTTGTTTCAAATGCTTTCCGAACGTGCTGCATTATCTTTATGCTCTGACCTGCATTTAAATACTATAATACCGCAAATGATGTCCAGTCTCTTGTTCATTGTAACTAATTAAGTTCGCAGATCGGTAATTCGTTTTTTTCTTCTTGCCAACAGACGACGATACAGTTGGAGGGTGAGAAACTTGTTCATGTTCAGAGATGGGATGGAAAGGAAACTAGTTTTGTCAGAGAAATTAAAGATGGGAAAATGATTATGGTACGTTAACGTGCGACCACGTTTCATTTCTATAGTATTCCTTCAGTTTGAAAGGCTTTGTGTTGATTTGTTGAATTATGTTTGAACAGACCCTAACATACGACGATGTCGTTGCGGTTCGTACCTACGAGAAGGCATAGCATTCCAAGGGAAGGGCCTGTACCCCTAGCAGAGCAATCGGGTCCCGTTCATTGGACTCGCGGCAGTATTTGAAATCTGGAATGGTTCTTCCTCTGACTGGACTGTGACTTCCATGGATTTCCAACGAGGAGCCAATCTACGAACCTATTTTGTAACAAGATACGAAATACTGCTTttacattgtaaaaaaaaattaacagaatAGCATTTTTAATACTTGTACATCACTTATtcacttttttattttttataaaaCGGAACGTAGTCGCGATGGGCCCGTGTTTTACTGAGACTGGGAAGTTGAAGCGGTCAATAAACGTGTTGCTCTGGAATTGATAGTTGTGTGTTTCTTGTGCTTGCCGTGAACATATTTGTTAAACCAATTTGTCAAAATGTTTAATCACCAATATTCAACCGCTGCACAAGGGGTTCATTTCTAAAGGTGCGATGAACTCTCAAGTGTTTAAATACTTTAGAAGATTGTAACAGTTCGCAACTCTCCGCTTTTGCCTTCCTAAAGTAAACCAAGTGGTTGCTGTACGTGGCAAGTGTACCAAATTAATTAGGGTTTAGCTTGTCTGTACAAACTCAGTACTTTCATAGTCATTGTTCACGAACGGTCGACCAACTTTGGAGAGAACAGTTGGACCAACGTTTCAGAATTAAGAAATTCAACTCCGATAAGAAATAAAACTGTGCTGAACAGCGATGAAAATTAGATTCCAATGGCAAGTTGTTCAGAAGGTGCTAAGCTGCATATAGTTAGTGATGCACACAGTTCCCGTTTTCTAAGGGTCTGGGTCTAAAGAAACGCATCGTGTCGCGCTTCATTTGCAGACAGCTTTTTCTTGGGCCAAATCACGACGGAGAGACAGATCATATCTGCACAGTAGTTGATATTTTTTGGCAACCGAGACGAGTGTTGATATTTTTCTAATCTTAATTAGTGGATATGCAATTTGCTCTAATTTAGCAAATTTAATCATTATTTTAAACATTCATTTTCGTTACAAAGTGTGATTCTGACAAAAAAAACTAGAGTTgacactaaaacaaaaaaaaacagcgtgTGTGTCTACAAATTCGCCAGTTCCAGTTTACTTCAATTGAATTGGGAACAAACTCTACCTGTACAAATTCAAATTCGAATTGCAGAAATTTACATTTACGAATGGCCAAATTCCACATTACAAGGAACAGCAAATCGTCTGATTAATTTCAGAAAGCAACATAGAATCTGGACATGTCAATGTTTAAAAATGAATTTGGCTGTAAGACTGAAATTGACGTGGTTCGCTTCTCTTGCTTTTGGGGAGCTGTTTCCTCCGCATGGAGCGAGCTCGGGTTACCGTGCCTTTCCCCGGACAGCCCGTCACACTGACTGGTTGACCGGATCGGAACGTGGCCCGGGACGGCGCCGGTTACGTGCTGGCGTGCGCTGCGGCTGCGCGCTGCTATAGCGATGGCAGCTGCTGGCGTTGTTGTGTGGCTGTGGGCACTTTGCGCCTTGTACCAGATCACCGTAAACTCAGCGGTGCCTGTCACCGCACTGCATCAGAGACGAACGAGCGTTGAGTTCGCA
The sequence above is drawn from the Mobula hypostoma chromosome 2, sMobHyp1.1, whole genome shotgun sequence genome and encodes:
- the fabp7b gene encoding fatty acid binding protein 7, brain, b, with protein sequence MVDAFVGTWKLIESENFDAYMKALGVSFATRQVGNVTKPTIVISKEGDTVTLKTLSTFKNTEISFKLGEEFDETTADDRNCKTTIQLEGEKLVHVQRWDGKETSFVREIKDGKMIMTLTYDDVVAVRTYEKA